ACagtaatttattatgtgaaacgaaaaataaaattaagacatTGCTATTTATAATACAATTGTGATTTAGATTACAACCTCTGGTTGGAGAGCAAATTGTGAAAGAGGAATTTCATCTCCTTGTCCCACTGCTATGCCTCCCTTTGGTGTTGATTTAGgtagcttcttttttttttgtttttttctttgtctACAATTATAAATAGTATACAACTGATGGCTAGTCAACAATAATTTTATGAACACATTTTAACTAAGTAGCCCTACAAACTACTTACCACATGATTTAGAAGAGTTCCTACAACACTGGCATTCAGATTGTGATCCTCACCAACCTGATTCTGTGTGGATCATTATACAGAGATGACAATTAAATGcttcatcatttttttaatgacaattaaaatcatgACCAACCTATAATGTCACGCTTAAACCCTTAACCATTTAGATTATATGACAAATCGATCCTTAAAGATGCCATACCTGTGACATGTTTGGCCCATCCTCTACTGACTTAAGCCCTTTCTTCTTAGCTACACCAGTCTTATTGCTTCCTTTAAGTGACATCCTCTCCTTAAGCCAAGTTTTttgcttattcttcttcttcttcaaactgtCATCATTGCTACTGTTATCAGACTTATAACCAGGAGGAGGCGGCTTATAAGCCTCATCCACAGTGCTTTCATATCCATCATCAGAGGAGGAGGATGATGACTTAGGGGGTGAGCAGTCATTGGAAATCAAAACTTCCTCTCCAACCCCATCACCAAATAGTCTAACTCTTTAAACAAAGCaaccaaatcaaaataattaatcaggTCAACATTCATTGGTAGCCAcgtatgaacttttccatgcaAATAGCTAAGAATTCTTTCACTGTCCTTCTTAAAATTTCCCTTTTGGTGAAACACAGGGGTAACCAGACATTCATCCATCTGAAAAagtgtaaaaaaattttgttaactcctaatttaaaaatttaaacatgtCACACAGTTTCTTTAATCTTACATCAATATAAACACCCAATCCTAATAATCTGTTCCaactttcattaattttttaacacatTTCTACACTTTCATcttatttaaatacataaaaatcttAGAATATGGCAACAAAAACAATATATTAACCTCTCTATACCCCCACCACGACTGAATGCAAACAATAATTGTTAAATGAGGaccacacacacacaaaaaaaacaaagaaagggaCAGTAGCAACACCTACCTCAACAATCTGTGCTGTGTACAGAACCGTCCAAGTTCCGTCAACAGCATCATCCACTCACCGTCTACGTCACCGTCAAAAGCTTTGTTAGCAACCTTGTCAGCAAGCTTGTCACCACTCACCACTACCTTGATGGAGTAGAAGGTTTTCTGCTAGGGTTTAGAAGGTAATTGTGTTAGAGGGTCAAGGGTCTTTACGGGAGAACATATAAGGCACGAAACCAAACGATGTCTGGAAACCTAAAAACGCGGTGTTGTGGACGAGGACAGATAGGCCCTGTCTATTTCACCTAGCTACGTGGTCTTCTATTTTCCACGTAACCACCCAAGTCATCTATGTCATCGACTTGCCTACACACATCAGCAATTTCCATCAAGTTTTCGTCGTCAAAGTGACAGAAGGACTGCGTTGGCAGACGGAGCACAGGGTCAGAGACCGAAATAGAtcgtgttttttttattaagagtcGTTTTGTCATTCGACAAAATGGACAGGGACCGGATTGACACTTTACTCGAATAAAAAGGTGATTTAAACTTTAAGTGcaatttaattctatttttatgaataaaaagtTTATAACACATGTAACTATTTCTTATTTTGtacttaatatatatttagacCAACGTTGAGAATATTTAGCAcaatagaatatatattattaaagacTATTAGAAGactcagaatttattatttttagtcatcagttagttattattatttaaaaatataagataaaatatattatttaactactagactaaaaaaattatactaaaaaaattaaattaataactaagtaataataaaaaataataaattctaaattctaataactCCCTaacatttttctatatttttaacatGAAACAAACTCAAATTTTACAATTGTACGCATGTATTTATGGAATTTTGATAtaacaaaaagttaaaaatattatcaaaaataaaactttttgtaGTGAAAGTAAATAATGTAGTCCCATGCATTTGCAATGGTCAAATGCTAGTATATTTATATGTTGTCATATTTAATTATAAGTGAATCAAATTTGGTcctgttatttttaaaattttacaaatgTGAATATGTGGTGATTTTATATCTAAACTAAATCTATATCCCTACATGATTGTGTCCATATAATACAATTCTTTCTCccaataatataataacaagataaaaaatgctaaaaaatgaccaaaatttattatttttgaccatcatttaatcattaatttaatttttttagtctagtAATTCAACAACATACTTTAtcctatatttttaaatattaatgattatCTGATagccaaaaacaataaattctaatGTCTCTAGCATTTTTCTAAAAAGATATTCGTGGTtctatcaaataaaaaataaagtttcaTCGGAAAATTTTAGGCACGTTGACAACTAGGAGAATAAAAGGGCAAGGAAAATAAGTTGCATCCGATAACTATACAACAGGGTAAGTGAGTGCATCTAAAGAAGCAAACTTTCGAAACTTGCGACATGGATTTCAAAGAGAAGGCCATAGCAGGAATTCTTCACAGGCCTTGTTTTACTTACACCTCATAAGAATTTTTCTATGCTCGTGGTTAATGTTGACTTGGGCACAGCACCAATAACTGTATCTTTCTTCTCGCCATTCTTGAAGATCATCACCGTGGGGATACTCCGAATCCCATACCGAGTGGCGGTTGAAGGGCTCTCGTCAGTGTTCAGTTTGTAGCACCTTAACCTCCCAGCGAATTCTTTAGCCAGCTCATCAATTATAGGGTGGATCATTCGGCATGGACCACACCATGGAGCCCAGAATTCAATCAACACAGGAGATTCAGATTCAAGGACAAGCGATTGCCAATTAGCATCGGTAATAGAAGCCACTGTAATATGCAATAAACAACAAGACAAATTTATTTAATTCCAATATGTACTTCTACCGAATAGGCAAAATGTCTCGGTTGAAAAAGTTAAAGAACATTGGGATCCCCAAAATTCTAACAGAATGACAAACACATTAAGAGAAAAGCAACCATGCCATAAACATATTCATGAGAAGAATATCACAAACTATGTGTCTTCTATGCATCAAGATAGCGTTCCTCCATAGACACAACAGTACATAGAGATGTTTCGtggcagagagagagagatgggaGGGTATTTATTGAGACTAGGGTGGATCAAAATCCATCCTACACCAATAAATACTTTACATAGAGTATGCTTTTTCTCATAAAATCAACCCCGAGGATTGGAAATTTGCATCATGCATATCAATATCATGGTTAAAATTTTTCACATTAATGCATCACTTTGTAATGTACCTAATTGCTATACCTAGTTATAgctcaaatgacatagtctcCCCATACTCATCTAAGAGGTCGTGGTTCGAGTCTcttaataaaaaactaatgaaTTATAGTTCAAATGACATATCTCCCCATACTCACAAAATAGTTATATTTCATGATTgagttcaaaattattttctaaatgAAGCTATTAAGAAGTGTTTGGATGCCAAATTCAAGCCTTAAATGTTGAAACTTTTTGTTGATTGACAAAGTTGTAGGAAGATCATGAGACGGATGTGTGAGTTTGAAACCATTCACCTCCAAAACATACACCAGTAGATCCACAAGAAGTAAAACTGTATCATTGGAACCATTTtggtaagaaaaataattttattgtatgAAGGAGAGAAGTGCCACAAGTTGGAGGATTAACATATCCTCTGCAATGAAGAAGTTTTTGAAGGTACATCAGGAAACATAAAGGATATCAAGAATGCAGTAGCAATACCCAGCCTCTATATATACTAGAAATAGGAACTTGCTTTAAACAGTCGTAAGAACAATGATAACGAGAAGCTGAAAACATAATCCTATCTGATAGCTGGTTTCATTATATACAATACATTCAATTGTTATGGGGTGCTGCTTATAAAAATGGGAACCAAACCCAACTTCCTCAAAAATTAACCTCTACAAGCCGCTGGATATATAAGGGGACATGATCATCTGAGAAAAAGGAAACCCCCTGAAAGCGCCATGGGGCAGGGCGGGGCGGGGCGGAGCGAGGGAGGAGGGCACCCATTTCCAGTTCAGAATGGAAGATTCAAACAATGATCGACACGGGAGTTGATAAGTGCTTGCTTCCGTTTAAATTACTTGTAAACAACAAGTAAGAGTAAAGAGCTAACGTTGATAAATCcattatttaatacaaaaatgGTATATAATGGTAGGGCTATAATCTGAAGTCTGATTATCTCGTTATATTTAATAGAATAGTTTAGACATAATGCCATTTTGCTGTTTGAAATTGGTTggatgagattttttttttaaaatgaccaATTAATTCCTTCACCTTAGAAATGCGACTTCTGTTAGTATCTGGCCAAACTTTTGTCTCATATTCGTTAGTGTAATAGTAATGTGGACAGTTATATGTTAACCTTGGTATTGTAATAAACAGCACAAAGACTAGCTATGTAATAAGGCTTTCCgacattttttttttcggtcGGCGAAGCTTTCCGACATCTTAACAACGGTAAGAGCAAAGTTCCTTTAAGAATACACTGTTTTGAATCAAGCGGAGCTTACGCACCTAAAAGGCAGCCCAATACACAaatatttggcattaacacaaGGTTAGAGAAAGGCCCCAACAAGAAGGAGTAATGTAGACAGACTTACCAAATAATTGTATCACTGGCTGATTCCGCAACTTCAATACGTGACCTTAAAGATACTTGGGGACAACTCGATTGTTGCTCCAAGACTAAGTGAAACTTAAGCATCTAATCCCCCACAAAACTAGTTTCATTAGACAATGTTTGAAAATGCGATAATTATAGTtcaacaaaatatatcaaacAATGGTGTATATGACACAACCACAAACATTTGGCATCCTTCCTTTCACCCCAAAACAAGCATAACTTGccaataaatgtgagaaaatgaTATGAGCTCAATAAGCTATTTTCGTAGTTATAACACAAAGGGGCAGAATAGTAATTATATAAAGGTCAAGAATCTGATTATTAGAAGAATCACATTATACCAGCTTTGGAAATCAAGGAGACCAAGAATTCATCTCAAGCGCAATTGCATTGGCTTAGGGCGCAATGAATATGTCTTTCCTCAAGTTACTTGTAGCGTAGTGAAATTTTGTGTCCCAGTACTGAAATTTTAGTTCTAGTCTTTCACCATCAAACACAATATTGAGTCACAGATCCCCAATCTCAGTTTTAGTCTCAATCTCTGAAAACAtatcttttattcctttattcttttttctttatcagGAAACTACTAAGATGATTTAATCATATCTGCCAACTATGAAAGAAGCAAAAGCAACAAAATTATTGCATTTTATTGTTCACAAAGAGATCTTGTTTGCTCACTTCATGTAAAGTCTTTTAAGATCTTTTTCTACCTCAACTATTGGTCCATCTTCCATTTCATTCACTCTTCTAGATACTTTACTGGCATTCTCCCTGTATAACCAAACCACTTAAGACAAGATTGCATCAATT
The genomic region above belongs to Arachis duranensis cultivar V14167 chromosome 3, aradu.V14167.gnm2.J7QH, whole genome shotgun sequence and contains:
- the LOC107478440 gene encoding uncharacterized protein LOC107478440; protein product: MATALEFLAVLPRPSSSATAFSPATARRASAMFPHYSGIKPRPIAAVRCAGPLNPRTLTRSGRVVCEAQDTAVEVASITDANWQSLVLESESPVLIEFWAPWCGPCRMIHPIIDELAKEFAGRLRCYKLNTDESPSTATRYGIRSIPTVMIFKNGEKKDTVIGAVPKSTLTTSIEKFL